One genomic segment of Brassica napus cultivar Da-Ae chromosome A3, Da-Ae, whole genome shotgun sequence includes these proteins:
- the LOC106441783 gene encoding glycine-rich protein 23 — protein MGLISRRACVFIFVFALVAEFAFGHVEVKDDKHLFHKPRPFFHKKGFRKGLGGGGGLGGGGGLGGGGGLGGGGGLGGGGGLGGGGGLGGGGGLGGGGGLGGGGGLGHGGGLGGGGGLGGGGGLGHGGGLGGGGGLGGGGGLGGGGGLGGGGGLGGGAGGGYGGGAGGGLGGGGGAGGGGGFGGGGGYGGGGGFGGGAGGGGGFGGGYGGGGHH, from the coding sequence ATGGGTTTAATTTCCCGTAGGGCGTGTGTGTTTATCTTTGTATTCGCTCTTGTCGCCGAATTTGCCTTCGGACATGTTGAAGTTAAGGACGACAAACACTTGTTTCACAAACCTCGTCCATTCTTCCACAAGAAGGGTTTTAGAAAGGGTTTGGGAGGCGGAGGCGGTCTAGGTGGTGGGGGAGGTTTAGGTGGCGGTGGCGGCTTGGGCGGAGGAGGCGGTTTAGGTGGAGGTGGCGGTctaggaggtggtggtggtttgGGCGGAGGTGGTGGTCTAGGAGGCGGTGGCGGTCTGGGTGGAGGAGGTGGTCTAGGTCACGGTGGTGGTCTAGGTGGAGGTGGCGGTCTGGGTGGAGGAGGTGGTCTAGGTCACGGTGGTGGTCTAGGTGGAGGTGGTGGTCTAGGAGGCGGTGGCGGTCTAGGCGGGGGTGGAGGTctaggtggtggtggtggtttgGGAGGAGGAGCTGGAGGAGGATACGGTGGTGGTGCTGGAGGAGGACTTGGGGGCGGTGGCggcgctggaggaggaggaggatttgGTGGCGGAGGGGGATATGGTGGCGGCGGAGGTTTTGGCGGTGGAGCGGGTGGTGGAGGAGGATTTGGAGGTGGTTATGGTGGCGGTGGCCATCACTGA